A part of Biomphalaria glabrata chromosome 3, xgBioGlab47.1, whole genome shotgun sequence genomic DNA contains:
- the LOC106057015 gene encoding probable inactive tRNA-specific adenosine deaminase-like protein 3: MSYRKKMKTCSLYQNDEKIDACEYQPEPVLADEYLEPVHLVDVYVAIITDKKKTSKIVKKLNEIAPLGYLQHLKRIRTTNDPAGPLQIVLYEKSFATDISNWDSQKCQIEEVISTIDGLGKKYLTKVPSTPPLTRHQYNEAIQYWPVNFHEDKMITSLLSGKYFENKELQDIEMYMKLAIQLAQVAKRKKQLPIGAVIVDPVTKTIICEAYDLQNSGYPLQHAVMVAIDLVAHSQGGGMWIYEDSHSELKYASLQEQPKSGTGVYLCTGYDLYTTQEPCVMCSMALVHSRISRVFYGSSQKDGALGSKFKIHCQPGLNHHYKVFRHCLQQHTDQLYSER, translated from the exons ATGTCCtacagaaagaaaatgaaaacgtGTTCTTTATATcaaaatgatgaaaaaataGATGCATGTGAATATCAACCTGAGCCAGTTTTAGCTGACGAATACTTGGAACCAgtacatttggtagatgtataTGTTGCAATTATTACAGATAAAAAGAAGACCTCGAAAATTGTGAA aaaattaaatgaaattgcACCTCTAGGATATTTACAGCATTTAAAAAGAATACGAACAACAAATGACCCAG ctgGGCCCCTGCAAATTGTGCTTTATGAAAAAAGTTTTGCTACTGATATATCAAACTGGGATAGTCAAAAATGTCAAATAGAGGAAGTCATTTCAACAATTGATGGATTagggaaaaaatatttgactAAAGTTCCATCAACACCACCTCTAACAAGGCATCAATACAATGAAGCAATTCAATACTGGCCTGTTAACTTCCATGAGGATAAAAT GATAACATCTTTATTGTCAGGTAAATATTTTGAGAATAAAGAACTACAAGACATTGAAATGTACATGAAGTTGGCCATTCAACTTGCACAAGTTGCTAAAAGGAAAAAGCAG ctaCCTATTGGAGCTGTCATTGTAGATCCTGTAACAAAGACCATTATCTGTGAAGCATATGATTTACAAAATTCTGGATACCCCCTCCAGCATGCAGTCATGGTGGCCATTGATCTTGTTGCACACTCACAAGGAGGAGGAATGTGGATATATGAAG attctcATAGTGAATTAAAATATGCCTCCTTGCAAGAACAACCAAAGAGTGGCACAGGAGTTTATTTGTGCACAGGATATGATTTATACACTACACAAGAGCCATGTGTTAT GTGCAGCATGGCTTTAGTTCATTCCAGAATCAGCAGAGTTTTCTATGGGTCAAGTCAAAAAGATGGTGCTCTAGGCTCCAAGTTCAAAATACACTGCCAGCCTGGATTGAATCATCATTACAAAGTCTTCCGACATTGTCTTCAACAACACACAGATCAGCTATATTCCGAAAGATGA